The Methanococcoides sp. AM1 DNA window AAGTACAACTTCCTCTGGGCGATCCTGGAAGATAACGACTTCGAGGACCTTGTCACGAACATACATATGATCAGCCAGACCCTTATCGAGCAGGGTTTCTCAGAACAGATCCTGTGCGCAGTGTACCGCTTTGAGAGCGAAGGACCGGTCTACTGGATCTATAATTTCAAACAGGGCAGCTACTATCCTTTCGTACCCCGGGGCAAACAGGAAAGAGACAATTCCATGGAGCTCAGGCTCAAGGCCCTTATTGAGAACGAGCTGCCGGTAGAGAAAAATGTGGAAAAATGGTATCCCCTCTGGGGAATGCCATTCTAAAAATTAAAGATGAAGATTTCAGTCTTCGAGAAGACCGCTTCCAGTAAAGATCTCCTTTGCTTCCTGTAAGCTCAGGTCCTCAGGCGGGACTATGATGTTGGATTCCACAATGCTCGCATCATCAAGCTGTTTCCCGTTAGATTTGATCACATTGATGAGCCTTGAAAGCTCAGTCCTGTAATCAGCTTCATTTTCCTTGCCTACAAGGTCCACTATCCGGTTGTCAATGATGTTGAGCTCGTCGAACAGACTTCCAGGGACCTCAAACTGCCCTTCACCCATTATCCTGATTATCATTTACCTTCCTCCTGCCTGAGTTTTGCCAGCTCCGTCTCGACATTCGATTCTGCACTGATCTTTGCAAGCTCCCTGTCGATATCATCGCCACTTCTTGTAATGTCATCAAGAGTGCCTGTCTCGATGAGCTCATCAAGAGCAGAGGCCCGTGCCTTCATGTCCTGGGTCTTGTTCTCAGCTCTCTCAACGGCAAGACCGACATCCGCCATCTCCTCACTGATACCAGATACGGACTCATTGATCTTTACCTGGGACTCAGCAGCCGTATACTGTGCCTTGATGGTCTCCTTCTTTGTCCTGAAGATCTCCACCTTGGTAGATAGACGCTTCTCAGCAGCCACCAGCTTGTCCTGCTCCTTTTCAAGGTCAGCTATCTGCTGGTCAAGTCCCTGTACCTGAAGTTCCAGCGCACCCTTGCGCTCAAGTGCAAGCCTTGCAAGGTCCTCCCTGTCACTCTTGATTGCATCCCTTGCCTGCCCTGAAAGCTTGTCAATGCTCTGCATCAACTTCGAGCGCTGTAACTGCAATCTCTTCTTAGACGTCGCTACCTCAGCCACCCCTCTTTTTACACCCTGCAACATTTCCAGTTGTTTCTCATAGGAATAGTCAAGTGTCTCTCTGGGGTCCTCCATGCGATTGACGATCTTGTTCATCTTCGCTTTGAGGACGGTTTCCATTCTGTTAAATAGACTCATTTACTCCCTCCCGTTATTATGTGCATGTTAGTCATCAGAACTAACTATCATATGTTATTTAGCCGATTTACTATTTCTAATTTTAGTTCCAGTGGGGGGTTTGGAGGGATTGGTGAGAAGGTGGTTAGGCTTTTTTATGGAGGGAGAAGAAGGGATCAAGAACTCCAACCTTTGAAAAGGTAGTTGTTGAGACTATCCGGGAAGCTGACAAGCTAAACAAGGAGTTCAAGGAACTGAGAATTAACAAACGGGCTTCTGTTCTGTCTACTCATAACACTATGAGATGTTGTTGGTTTAGCGGTAGCTATGGAAGTGAAACCATGAATGATTTAGCACCATTTGAAACAGAATTTGTACAGACTGCGGAATATCTGCCTATAACAAGTGATCTACTCATAGTTATTTGTGTAATTTTGCTTATTGTGGGCATG harbors:
- a CDS encoding PspA/IM30 family protein is translated as MSLFNRMETVLKAKMNKIVNRMEDPRETLDYSYEKQLEMLQGVKRGVAEVATSKKRLQLQRSKLMQSIDKLSGQARDAIKSDREDLARLALERKGALELQVQGLDQQIADLEKEQDKLVAAEKRLSTKVEIFRTKKETIKAQYTAAESQVKINESVSGISEEMADVGLAVERAENKTQDMKARASALDELIETGTLDDITRSGDDIDRELAKISAESNVETELAKLRQEEGK